Proteins encoded together in one Microcaecilia unicolor chromosome 3, aMicUni1.1, whole genome shotgun sequence window:
- the HTR1B gene encoding 5-hydroxytryptamine receptor 1B, with protein MELQTRCPPAPDSLNVFQTNDSYHDKNCSNLENYQLVSGLSSWQIILTIILAVITLATVLSNAFVIATVYQTRKLHTPANYLIASLAFTDLLVAILVMPISTMYTVTGKWTLGQVVCDVWLSSDITCCSASILHLCVIALDRYWAITDAVEYAKKRTPKRAAVMIVLVWVFSISISMPPFFWRQAKVEGELSVCEVNSDHILYTIYSTVGAFYFPTLLLIALYGRIYVEARSRIFKQSPKKTGKRLTRAHLITDSPESVSVSSLNSKAPDLSSETGSPVYLNQVKVKVSDALLEKKKIMAARERKATKTLGIILGAFIVCWLPFFIITLVLPICKEACWFHVSIFDFFTWLGYLNSLINPIIYTMSNEDFKQAFHKLMRFRCTC; from the coding sequence ATGGAGCTGCAAACCCGTTGCCCACCAGCACCTGACAGTCTGAATGTTTTTCAGACCAATGACTCTTACCATGATAAAAATTGTAGCAATCTAGAAAACTATCAATTGGTATCTGGGCTGTCCTCCTGGCAGATAATCCTCACCATTATTCTGGCTGTTATTACCCTGGCCACTGTATTGTCCAATGCATTTGTAATAGCAACAGTCTATCAGACCAGAAAATTGCACACTCCTGCCAATTATCTCATAGCCTCCCTGGCTTTCACTGACCTCTTAGTAGCTATTCTTGTAATGCCCATCAGCACTATGTATACGGTGACTGGCAAATGGACTCTGGGTCAGGTAGTCTGTGATGTGTGGTTATCGTCAGATATCACTTGTTGCAGTGCATCCATTCTGCATTTGTGTGTGATAGCTTTGGACAGATATTGGGCCATCACTGATGCAGTGGAATATGCCAAGAAAAGGACTCCCAAGAGGGCAGCTGTTATGATTGTGCTTGTGTGGGTCTTTTCCATCtcaatttccatgcccccttttttttggCGACAAGCGAAAGTTGAAGGAGAACTGTCTGTCTGTGAAGTGAATTCAGACCACATCTTATACACAATTTACTCCACCGTTGGAGCATTTTACTTCCCCACATTACTTCTCATTGCACTGTATGGAAGGATCTACGTGGAAGCCAGATCCAGGATTTTTAAACAGTCACCAAAGAAAACTGGGAAAAGATTGACAAGGGCTCATCTGATAACCGATTCGCCCGAATCGGTGTCTGTATCTTCCTTAAACTCCAAGGCTCCTGATCTGTCCAGTGAAACAGGATCTCCAGTCTATTTGAATCAGGTTAAAGTTAAAGTTTCAGATGCCCTTTTGGAGAAGAAGAAGATCATGGCTGCAAGAGAACGGAAAGCTACCAAGACTTTGGGAATTATCCTGGGAGCTTTCATTGTCTGTTGGTTACCCTTCTTCATCATCACCTTGGTGCTGCCTATCTGTAAGGAAGCTTGCTGGTTCCACGTGTCCATTTTTGACTTTTTCACGTGGCTGGGATATCTCAACTCTTTAATTAACCCCATAATCTATACTATGTCAAACGAGGACTTTAAACAAGCTTTTCACAAACTGATGCGTTTTAGATGCACATGCTGA